One part of the Pandoraea faecigallinarum genome encodes these proteins:
- a CDS encoding DUF4105 domain-containing protein — protein MLQLQSHAGDALASQHLAWYVYVLRAFLALLVLGACAWGAMALGYRCPGPAPVRYLVIALWVGLGVAAVIALLRVRAGVPLKGWPLGFLIAMVVLAGWWQTIRPSNDRVWATDVAQRLTSHVDGSHVTLHNVRNFEWRTATDFTPRWETREYDLDNLVSADLVLSYWMGPAIAHTLVSFGFSDGKRVVFSIEIRKKQGQRFSAVGGFFKDFEATLVAADERDILRVRSNVRGETTYLYRLNIPPNALRQVFLGYLERAEELDSEPAWYNTLTSNCTTIVFEIARLIAPGLPLDYRLLLSGYFAEYAYDQGGLTPGFTYAQLQERGNFVQRALAAGDSPAFSTRIREGVPGEDPKVTP, from the coding sequence ATGCTGCAACTGCAATCCCACGCTGGCGACGCGCTCGCCAGCCAACACCTCGCGTGGTACGTCTATGTCCTGCGCGCGTTTCTCGCGCTGCTGGTGCTGGGCGCCTGCGCCTGGGGCGCCATGGCCCTCGGCTACCGGTGCCCCGGTCCGGCGCCGGTCCGATATCTCGTCATCGCGTTGTGGGTAGGACTCGGCGTCGCCGCCGTGATCGCATTGCTGCGCGTGCGTGCGGGCGTGCCGCTCAAGGGCTGGCCGTTGGGCTTTCTGATCGCAATGGTCGTGCTGGCCGGATGGTGGCAGACGATCCGGCCGTCCAACGACCGCGTCTGGGCCACCGACGTTGCCCAGCGCCTCACCTCTCATGTCGACGGCTCGCACGTCACGCTGCACAACGTGCGCAACTTCGAATGGCGCACGGCGACCGACTTCACGCCCCGCTGGGAGACCCGGGAATACGATCTCGACAACCTCGTGAGTGCCGATCTCGTCCTGTCGTACTGGATGGGTCCCGCCATCGCCCACACACTGGTGTCGTTCGGCTTCTCGGACGGCAAGCGCGTCGTGTTCTCCATCGAGATCCGCAAGAAGCAGGGGCAGAGGTTCTCCGCCGTCGGCGGCTTCTTCAAGGACTTCGAAGCGACGCTCGTCGCCGCCGACGAACGCGACATCCTGCGTGTGCGCAGCAACGTGCGCGGCGAGACGACGTATCTCTACCGGCTGAATATTCCGCCCAACGCGCTGCGCCAGGTCTTCCTCGGCTATCTGGAACGCGCTGAGGAGCTCGACAGCGAACCGGCCTGGTACAACACTCTCACGAGCAATTGCACGACCATCGTGTTCGAGATCGCCCGCCTCATCGCGCCGGGACTCCCGCTCGACTACCGTTTGCTGCTCTCCGGCTATTTTGCCGAGTACGCCTACGATCAGGGCGGCCTCACGCCGGGCTTCACCTATGCCCAGTTGCAGGAGCGCGGCAATTTCGTGCAACGCGCGCTGGCTGCGGGCGATTCGCCGGCATTCTCGACGCGCATCCGCGAAGGTGTGCCGGGCGAGGATCCGAAGGTGACGCCATGA